cATGCAGGTcaggcaggggaaggggctgcTCTGGTCAGCACCAGGCCCTGAGCTGGTGCGCCTCAGTCCACCACTGCTGAGCTGGCCATGATGTTCACACCACAGGCCCCGGAGCCACGGTGCAAGTAGTAGTAACCCTGGGAGAGAGGGGGCGTTGGTGAGGGCGCTGGAGCAGGATGGGGGCTGGAGGGCTGAGGCCAAGCAGGCGAGACTCACCTCCTCGCCCCAGTCAGTGCCCCAGCTGTTCTTGATggcccagaagggagtggcagagccTGGGGAGCAGTGCGGAGAGCAGGGAGTCAGGGCCCCAAGCACTTTGCACTCTTCAAACATCTGCTGTGGGCCTACTGTGTGACAGGTACTAGGAAAAGAGCAGAAAGCAAGACAGGCCCACCTACCACGCTCCTGGAGACCTGGTGCGGCTCTGGGGTTTGGGGAGGACACCCCCCACCCGCCTCTAGCAGGGTATCCATTCGTAACACTTCAACCTCCCAGCGCCTTGGCTTTCCCATTCATAGAGAGGATGGATGATCCTGCCTGGCCCATAGCCCGAGGCAGAGGTAAGGACAAGGTTCCCTGGCGTTCCCCTGATGCCCCCTCCAGAGGTCCTGAGATGCTGTGGTCCAGCCTCTGCCTGTGACCTGGGGTGGATGGATGGGCAGAGCAGGGCAGCGGAACTCACGGTTGCCGTAGCCCACGAGCAGCACAGCGTGGTCGATGAGCCAGGGGCTGCAGAGGGGCCGCAGTGGGTGGGAGATCCCGTGGCGGTAGAACTGAGGGGGAGAATACGAGTAGGGGGCCAGCTCTGAGAAGTGGGGGAGGAGTCAGCAAGAACCGGAGCAGGAGCAGTGAGGCTGGGCTCCCACCTGCATGCCAAAGGCGTTGATGGCGACGGAGATGGGGCCCTTCTTGGCCAGCCAGGCTGCCAGCTCTAAGACAGAGGAGGGGCAGTGTCAGGGgcacccaggccccagccccacctggcctgtcctcaccccctccctcacTCACTTTGCTCATTCTGGCTCAGCTCCACTGAGTCGTTGATGTAGGCCTTGGCCTTCTCTGCAGAGAAGCTGCAGGCCTGCAAGTGGCCGCGGTAGCTGTAGTCGTCCTCTGTCTCCAGCCCTCCTGGGGAATGGTGGGGAGCAGATAGGGGGTTAGCGAAAACGTGGGCCCCAGTTCACAATACTCATCTGCTCCCAGCCAGGGGCTGTGCTAAGCCCCTCCTACACAAGGCCTCACGTTCTCTATCCACCCGCAGCTACAGGCCATCCTCTCTGAGGGAGGCCTCATTCTAGAGGTGAcacaactgaggcccagagggatgGGGGAGCCACCAGTGAGAAATGCGGCAGAGGTGGCATCCAGCTCCCAGCTTCTGACTCCTCACTCATCCCAGCGTTCCTGGGACTCCTGACCTTGGCGTGCTTGTCCGGCCCTGACAGTTTGCTCCCAATCTGGCCCAGACCCCTGCCAGACCCCTCACCAATCTTGGTACAGCCACCTCCATCCCTCAGCCCTCATTTTCCTGCCACTGGACCCACTGCTCAACTGAATCGCCCATTTAGGACAACGCCTCCTCTCAGGGGTGAGGTGTGCTGCTCCGTGGTTTAGCAGCATTATAGAAATACAGACCGCCAAGCAGTGAAAATACCGAGACCCCCTGCTGTGCACCAGGAACTTTACGTATATTTCCTCACTTGACACTTAAGACGATCCTACAAAGTGGGCATGAGGAGCCCCATTTCCCAGGTGAGACAACTGAGGCTCTGAAAGAGCTGACCTGCCCAAGGTCTTCAGCCGGTAAGGGTCAGCATTAAGACTTGAACCCAGTTCACGTGACTGCCACGCTCATGTCTCTCCCCTCCCAAAGTGACTTCCTGTGGAGGGAGCTGGGGCCCCCGCTGCCCCTCCTGAAGCCCATGAATATGCATACCCAGAGTCCTTATGGCTGAGTAGGCGTTGGAGGGCAAGCCGCCCAGGCAGGCCTTGTCCACCTTGTCACAGTCCAAGAGCTCTAGGAGACAGAAGGCTGGTCCCGAGGAGCCCTccggaggggctgggctggggacagggtgggCAGAGCGGGATGCTCACCCTGCTCAGAGAGGGAGAGCAGGGCCCCCCGTTTTAGGAACCACTGGCCCTCCACGTTGCCTGTGACTGAGAAGGCCCAGCAGGAGCCGCACATGCCCTGCAAGAGACAGGGAGAGTCAGGGCTGGGTCCCTTCCAAACGCCAATGCAGTCCTCATGTCCCACCCTCACTTCTTGGGGGTCCAACCTGGTCCTTGACTTTGGTGACAGCCCCCTTACTCCTCCAGTCCCACTCAGGTGGAGGAAGGTCAGGGATGGACTGGGCTAGGCGCATCTTCTTGCCAGGCTCTTTTAGGAGGGGATTCAGGTAGATGGTGCGGAACTCCTCCTCTGggcaggggatgggaaaagagTATTCTAAGCCACTCCTGACCAGGGGCCTTGGGAGCAGGCCCTGTCTCTTCCAGGTACCATGACGGCTCTGGCCACCACCCCTACCTGTAAGGTCACTGAACTTGGTGACCCCATACCGAGCTGTGCCACGGTCCAGGGCCTGGATCTTCTGAGCTCGCACCATGTTATTGGCAAAGACGGACATGCGCCACCTGGCTTCTGAGGAACAAGGAGTAGAAGAGAGGCTTGGGCCCCAGGCAGATCATAAAAGGAGAGGTGCTTTGGGATAAGAGGCAGAGGTTTCCCTGGGGAATGGTAAGCTCTGGATCAGGCATGAAGCTTATTTCAAGAAGGGCAGAACCCTGGGGTGGGTGAAGGTAGGGGGCCAAACTGGGGTGGTAACTTCCCAGGTATGAAGGCAGAACCGAAATGGTCTCCAGAGGACATCCTGAGACAGGAGGTTGTGGGAAAAGGCCACCATGCCAGGGGTCCTCCAGCAGAGAAAATCTGGCCTTTGCCCCATCCCACTCTACCCAGGATGATGGAGACCTACGGTATCTGCCTAGGAAAATCAGATGGGAGAAGGGGCCAGGTACCTGAGATGGCTGCCAAGTCCTGGGAGGCTGAGCAAGAAGCTGGGGATTTAGAGGCCCGTGAAAGGATGCACTGCCCCTTGtgcccttcccctctcccacacCAAGGTGCCAAGTTGGGGGGAAGGTCCTGATCTGATCGGGACAGGTACAGCCAAGGCTAGGTCCTCACCCTCCTTCGTATCATATGTCCGGTTATAGGTGGTGACAAAGTCCTTGAAGATTGAAGCCATCTTCACAGAAAAGTCCTGGAAAGGCAGAGGGGTCTTTACAAGGCAGCCTTCTCAGAATGACCCGGGAGCCCCAGGCCAgggtgaggggaagagagggaataCAAGGCAGCAGCCAGTTCCCCAGACAAACAGGCTCCTCACCTGGGGCAGGGGATCCTTGTTCAACAGTGCAAGGAATGAACTGAAAGTCTCATTTTTGTCATCTGGAGAGGGTTGGAACAGAGAAGAATCAGGACCGACCCCTGAGCGAAGTCTGACCTGAGCTATCCCAGCATCCCTGGGCTATCCCAGCACCTGTAATCTTGGTATCCACTGGGCC
The sequence above is a segment of the Physeter macrocephalus isolate SW-GA unplaced genomic scaffold, ASM283717v5 random_872, whole genome shotgun sequence genome. Coding sequences within it:
- the CTSF gene encoding cathepsin F isoform X2, which encodes MAPWLQLLLLLGLLPGAVPAPNEPRAAGAQAWELASPELLEPARFALEMYNRGRAARTRAALRDVRGRVRRAGRGSLYSLKATLVEPPCNDPTVCQLPVSKKTLLCSFEVLDELGKHMLLRWDCGPVDTKITDDKNETFSSFLALLNKDPLPQDFSVKMASIFKDFVTTYNRTYDTKEARWRMSVFANNMVRAQKIQALDRGTARYGVTKFSDLTEEEFRTIYLNPLLKEPGKKMRLAQSIPDLPPPEWDWRSKGAVTKVKDQGMCGSCWAFSVTGNVEGQWFLKRGALLSLSEQELLDCDKVDKACLGGLPSNAYSAIRTLGGLETEDDYSYRGHLQACSFSAEKAKAYINDSVELSQNEQKLAAWLAKKGPISVAINAFGMQFYRHGISHPLRPLCSPWLIDHAVLLVGYGNRSATPFWAIKNSWGTDWGEEGYYYLHRGSGACGVNIMASSAVVD
- the CTSF gene encoding cathepsin F isoform X1 produces the protein MAPWLQLLLLLGLLPGAVPAPNEPRAAGAQAWELASPELLEPARFALEMYNRGRAARTRAALRDVRGRVRRAGRGSLYSLKATLVEPPCNDPTVCQLPVSKKTLLCSFEVLDELGKHMLLRWDCGPVDTKITDDKNETFSSFLALLNKDPLPQDFSVKMASIFKDFVTTYNRTYDTKEEARWRMSVFANNMVRAQKIQALDRGTARYGVTKFSDLTEEEFRTIYLNPLLKEPGKKMRLAQSIPDLPPPEWDWRSKGAVTKVKDQGMCGSCWAFSVTGNVEGQWFLKRGALLSLSEQELLDCDKVDKACLGGLPSNAYSAIRTLGGLETEDDYSYRGHLQACSFSAEKAKAYINDSVELSQNEQKLAAWLAKKGPISVAINAFGMQFYRHGISHPLRPLCSPWLIDHAVLLVGYGNRSATPFWAIKNSWGTDWGEEGYYYLHRGSGACGVNIMASSAVVD
- the CTSF gene encoding cathepsin F isoform X3: MAPWLQLLLLLGLLPGAVPAPNEPRAAGAQAWELASPELLEPARFALEMYNRGRAARTRAALRDVRGRVRRAGRGSLYSLKATLVEPPCNDPTVCQLPVSKKTLLCSFEVLDELGKHMLLRWDCGPVDTKITDDKNETFSSFLALLNKDPLPQDFSVKMASIFKDFVTTYNRTYDTKEEARWRMSVFANNMVRAQKIQALDRGTARYGVTKFSDLTEEEFRTIYLNPLLKEPGKKMRLAQSIPDLPPPEWDWRSKGAVTKVKDQGMCGSCWAFSVTGNVEGQWFLKRGALLSLSEQELLDCDKVDKACLGGLPSNAYSAIRTLGGLETEDDYSYRGHLQACSFSAEKAKAYINDSVELSQNEQKLAAWLAKKGPISVAINAFGMQFYRHGISHPLRPLCSPWLIDHAVLLVGYGNLPVTQ